In Myripristis murdjan chromosome 18, fMyrMur1.1, whole genome shotgun sequence, the sequence tgtgtgtgtgtgtgtgtgtgcaaatcgGCGACATGGTTGCAGTGGAAATAGTGAGCGCTCTACATTTGGCTGGTTTGGCTATAGGagccccgtgtgtgtgtgtgtgtgtgtgtggtggggttgGCGGTGGAGGttggggaaggagaggaaggtaGAACAAGGGCCATGTGGCACTCATTACCAcaaggaaagaaataaagaaagaaagaaagaaagaaaaagagaatattTTCCTCCATCTTGTTGCAGTGGCTTTTGATGTTAAGCTTCTGTCAAACTGTCCAGGTCATTCTTTCCTGCAGGCTACAGTGTGAGCAGTGTGGTCATTttgttattctgtgtgtgtgtgtgtgtgtgtgtgtgtgtgtgtgtgtgcaaaacaagGAAGCCTTGCATGTAACATTGCAGTTTCTCTAGgaaattttcaaattcaaattaacttttttggggggcatGTCAGGGGTCAGATCCATGCTGGCAAAGCCATAGAAATGAATGATAATGCTAGAAACGTTTACAAATATTAAGCATGAGAACATTGGGCGACAGTGAGCTTTTGCTACAACCATCAACACATGTTGCACGTAATGTTGCACACCATCCATTTTCCTCCACATGGAAATGTTTAAAAGCAGggttattgtatttatttgatgGAGGTATGTGTTTCTTATGAGGTGTAATGTAGCAGGATTCTGTCTCAGTCTCTCCCTGATTACAGTGTACACCCCCcaactctctctttttcttccccgtctctctctttccaccccCTCTCCACTTTTCTCCTACCCCCATCTCCTCATACCGTTAATTAGACCGTCTCAGCCAATTATGCTCCGCGAATTCCGCGTGACGTCGCGTACCCCTGCTTCTCCCTCATCTCCAAAGTGCCCGTGTAGGAGGAAGATGCTTCACTGAGGGCAGAGGGAGGACAAAGGGAAGgaagaggtgaaaaacaaagtcagacagcatatactctctctctctctccctttctctccctctgtctccttctgtctgccactctgtctcttttcccaTCATGCTGGACTCGCTCATATTCCTCCTGGAGAAGCTTTTCCTCCTCGCCCACATCAAGGTATCCAGCCTGCTGTCTCCGCCTGAACGGGAGAAAGGAGACGCGCCGCTCACCAAGCGCTACGATCGCGATGACGGGCTCCCTCAGGCGCCCGGCGGCCCGCAGAAGCTCCAGCGGGGCGACCTGCTGGAGGTGCCGCGAACTCTCTTCACCCATTTCGGCATCTACCTGGGCGACAACCGGGTGGCGCACCTCATCCCGGACATCCTGCCGGTGCTGACCACCGACACCCGGCAAATCCAGGAGATGGTGACCAACACTCGGCTGCTGCTGGGCGTGCTGTCCAAGCAAGCCAGCATCCGGGTGGACTCGGTGGAAGACTTCGCGTACGGCGCGGGGATCCTGCTCAACGCCATGGACCGGACCATGCGCAGGAGCCCGCTGTCCAGCGAGGAGGTGGCCCGGCGGGCGGAGAGGCTGGTCGGGACCGTATCGTACAGCCTGCTGTGGAACAACTGTGAGCACTTCGTCACCTACTGCCGCTACGGCACGGCGGTCAGCCTGCAGACCGACAAGGTGAGAAGACTTTATCCCGGGGTGCCGCTTTTAACGCGCGGCGCGGGAAACCAGACGGCTGTCTTTGATGTAGCGCACGGAAGTTCATTGATGATGCTGATTGCTGTTGCTCACTGTAGAGAGCtaaatttttgtattttcacatgCCCAAATAAACATAGCCCCATCTGTTGCAGAGCACGGGCACGTATTTCCAGGCTCCTATATATTTTTATCAATCTGCATTTTCCCTCGATTAATAATTCATTAGGCGAATAATAACCTGTATGTCATCAGTCACTGCTTCTTAAGCAAATAGAGGGATGTTTGTAAATTTTGCCGTAACTGATACCAGATGCTGAAACGTCTTCCAAATGAACTGACTCCCCCGGCTGTAAAATTTTACGCACGGGAAACCAGACAACTGCTGTTGGTGGAACCTTTACGCACGGACCAGAGGTTAATTGAGAATGTCTCCACCAGCAGCAGGGGGCAGGCGGTTGTGTTTGTTCGTCTCCTTTGGCCGTGTAAAACGCACAAAGCTCCCGTTTTTTTCCACCAATTTGGCCGCGTTTATTGGCGCACGCGTACCTGGTTTTCACGTGCAGATGCTACTATTGCCAATACTGTTTGTAAAGAAGAGTTTTATGCATAATGTGATATATTTATGATGTTGGGTGAAAAGTAAACAGCGATGTGAAACACACCCAGAATATGATCAAACaattgtgtgtttgtcatcGCATGTGGTTCACCAGCTTCAGGGCTCAGATTGAGGAttggtttggtttcatttgGTTTCGCTGCACGGTGAGAAATCAGGACGGCATAAAGAGAAGGAAGGTCGCACTACATGCAGGTGacattgggggaaaaaaatcacca encodes:
- the LOC115376594 gene encoding lecithin retinol acyltransferase-like, with product MLDSLIFLLEKLFLLAHIKVSSLLSPPEREKGDAPLTKRYDRDDGLPQAPGGPQKLQRGDLLEVPRTLFTHFGIYLGDNRVAHLIPDILPVLTTDTRQIQEMVTNTRLLLGVLSKQASIRVDSVEDFAYGAGILLNAMDRTMRRSPLSSEEVARRAERLVGTVSYSLLWNNCEHFVTYCRYGTAVSLQTDKFCECLKSLIQDQRNVFLTAFLGILSMVCLGISSSTALPTLLIPFTLWMAS